In a genomic window of Gopherus evgoodei ecotype Sinaloan lineage chromosome 14, rGopEvg1_v1.p, whole genome shotgun sequence:
- the TSHZ2 gene encoding teashirt homolog 2: MPRRKQQAPKRAAGYVQEEDIKEEEEDDDDSTSTAQLQGSNDTGTDEEHEVGPEQKGSFSYQNSPVSHISNQDMENESLLSDASDQVADTKSICSREVQDLKTNARPKSQNEAHDCMDKMTAVYANILSDSYWTGLGLGLKLSNSERRGCDSRNGGNKSDFDWHQDALSKSLQQSLPSRPVSKPNLFSSVQLYRQSSKMCGTVFTGASRFRCRQCSAAYDTLVELTVHMNETGHYQDDNRKKDKHRPTSYSKPRKRAFQDIDKEDAQKVLKCMFCGDSFDSLQDLSVHMIKTKHYQKVPLKEPVPTISSKMVTPAKKRVFDVNRPCSPDSTTGSFADTFSPQKNANLQLSSNNRYGYQNGASYTWQFEACKSQILKCMECGSSHDTLQQLTTHMMVTGHFLKVTSSASKKGKQLVLDPLAVEKMQSLSEAPANDTQVSKQSSNASLDGITPALELKKESKKDKPDNTNKDEKVVKTEEYEDTLQKPLDPTMKYQYLREEDLEDGSKGGGDILKSLENTVTTAINKAQNGAPSWSAYPSIHAAYQLSEGAKPSLPVGSQVLQIRPTITNKLRPIAPKWKVMPLVPSSANVAQCTRMKKETDDKEVIQKDYTKEGIQAEAAPLCQNEGGSLPKSEAPVEPKKTEACRLKEEDKPKEDGEKEKTKPKESIAASLSNGGVATNHSSDLPCVNPLSALQSVLNNHLGKATESLRPQSNSSPSSSTISVFHKPNLNMMEKPVLSPAPTPPKPASISRRYLFENNDQPIDLTKSKSKKAESAQAQSCTSPPQKHALSDIADMVKVLPKATTPKPAVSSRIPSMKLEMDVRRFEDVSTEVSTLHKRKGRQSNWNPQHLLILQAQFASSLFQTSEGKYLLSDLGPQERMQISKFTGLSMTTISHWLANVKYQLRKTGGTKFLKNMDKGHPIFYCSDCASQFRTPSTYISHLESHLGFQMKDMNRLAVEQQTKVEQEISRVSVQRSPETITGEEDTDSKFKCKLCCRTFASKHAVKLHLSKTHSKSPEHHSQFVAEVDEE, from the coding sequence GTTACGTCCAAGAGGAAGAcataaaggaggaggaagaggacgacgaTGACAGTACTTCAACAGCTCAACTTCAGGGCAGCAATGATACTGGCACAGATGAAGAACATGAAGTGGGTCCTGAGCAGAAAGGAAGTTTTAGCTACCAGAATTCTCCAGTAAGTCATATATCTAATCAGGATATGGAAAATGAGTCCCTGTTAAGTGATGCTAGTGACCAGGTGGCAGATACTAAAAGCATTTGCTCCAGAGAGGTGCAGGACCTGAAAACCAATGCCCGCCCCAAATCTCAGAATGAAGCACATGATTGCATGGATAAAATGACAGCAGTCTATGCTAACATACTGTCAGACTCTTATTGGACAGGCTTAGGACTGGGTCTCAAGTTGTCTAACTCTGAGAGAAGGGGCTGTGACAGTAGAAATGGAGGTAACAAAAGTGACTTTGATTGGCACCAAGATGCATTGTCAAAAAGCTTACAACAGAGTTTACCTTCCAGACCGGTTTCCAAACCAAATCTTTTCAGTTCAGTCCAGCTGTATAGACAAAGCAGCAAAATGTGCGGAACTGTATTCACGGGTGCTAGCAGGTTTAGGTGCAGGCAATGCAGTGCTGCCTATGACACCTTGGTAGAGCTAACAGTCCATATGAATGAAACTGGTCATTACCAAGATGACAACCGTAAAAAGGACAAGCACAGACCTACTAGCTACTCAAAGCCCCGGAAAAGGGCCTTTCAGGACATAGACAAGGAAGATGCACAAAAAGTTCTAAAGTGCATGTTCTGTGGTGACTCTTTTGATTCTCTTCAAGACCTGAGCGTTCatatgataaaaacaaaacattaccaAAAAGTGCCTTTGAAGGAGCCGGTACCTACCATTTCTTCAAAAATGGTCACTCCAGCAAAGAAACGTGTGTTTGATGTTAACAGACCTTGTTCCCCAGATTCCACAACAGGATCTTTTGCAGATACCTTTTCTCCTCAGAAGAATGCAAACCTGCAGTTGTCGTCTAACAACCGCTATGGCTACCAAAATGGAGCCAGCTACACTTGGCAGTTTGAGGCCTGTAAATCCCAGATTTTGAAGTGTATGGAATGTGGAAGTTCACATGACACCTTGCAGCAACTCACCACTCATATGATGGTCACTGGTCACTTCTTGAAGGTCACAAGTTCAGCttcaaagaaaggaaaacaaCTAGTACTAGATCCATTGGCTGTGGAGAAAATGCAATCGCTATCTGAGGCACCAGCCAATGACACCCAGGTTTCAAAACAATCCAGCAATGCATCTTTGGATGGCATAACTCCTGCATTGGAGCTAAAGAAAGAGAGTAAAAAAGATAAACCTGATAATACAAACAAAGATGAGAAAGTGGTAAAAACTGAAGAGTATGAAGATACACTTCAGAAACCATTGGATCCTACAATGAAATACCAGTATCTTAGGGAGGAAGATTTAGAAGATGGTTCAAAAGGTGGTGGGGATATTTTAAAGTCTTTGGAAAACACTGTCACCACAGCCATCAATAAAGCTCAAAATGGAGCTCCTAGCTGGAGTGCATATCCTAGTATCCATGCAGCCTATCAGCTCTCAGAAGGAGCAAAGCCTTCCTTACCAGTGGGTTCCCAAGTACTGCAAATCAGGCCCACAATTACCAATAAATTGAGACCCATTGCTCCAAAGTGGAAAGTTATGCCTCTGGTTCCCAGCTCAGCAAATGTGGCCCAGTGCACTCGAATGAAGAAGGAAACTGATGACAAAGAAGTCATACAAAAGGACTACACTAAAGAAGGCATCCAAGctgaagctgctccactctgTCAGAATGAAGGGGGATCTCTCCCCAAATCTGAGGCGCCCGTAGAGCCAAAAAAGACAGAGGCATGTCGCTTGAAGGAGGAGGATAAACCAAAAGAAGATGgtgagaaagaaaaaacaaaacccaaggaGTCAATAGCAGCTTCTCTCAGCAATGGTGGCGTTGCCACAAACCATTCTTCTGACTTGCCTTGTGTGAATCCACTTAGTGCCCTGCAATCTGTATTGAATAATCACTTGGGCAAAGCCACTGAGTCTTTACGGCCCCAGTCCAACTCTAGCCCCAGCTCTAGCACAATTTCTGTGTTCCACAAACCTAACTTAAATATGATGGAGAAACCAGTTTTATCTCCTGCTCCAACCCCACCAAAGCCTGCAAGCATCTCCAGGCGTTATCTGTTTGAAAACAATGATCAACCTATAGATCTGACCAAATCCAAAAGCAAGAAAGCGGAGTCAGCTCAAGCACAGTCTTGTACTTCCCCACCTCAGAAACATGCTCTGTCTGACATTGCTGACATGGTCAAAGTTCTTCCCAAAGCTACTACACCAAAACCTGCTGTATCTTCTAGGATCCCATCGATGAAATTGGAAATGGATGTCCGACGTTTTGAGGATGTCTCAACAGAAGTCTCCACTCTGCATAAAAGGAAGGGCAGGCAATCAAACTGGAATCCTCAGCATCTCCTGATTTTGCAAGCTCAGTTTGCTTCCAGTCTTTTCCAAACATCAGAAGGTAAATATTTATTATCAGACCTAGGCCCTCAAGAACGCATGCAGATTTCTAAATTTACTGGACTATCAATGACCACCATCAGCCACTGGTTAGCAAATGTCAAATACCAACTTAGGAAAACTGGAGGAACAAAGTTTTTGAAAAACATGGACAAAGGACACCCAATCTTTTATTGCAGTGACTGTGCATCTCAGTTTAGAACCCCATCTACTTATATTAGTCACTTAGAATCCCATCTAGGTTTCCAAATGAAAGACATGAACAGACTGGCTGTGGAACAGCAAACCAAGGTAGAACAAGAAATCTCCAGAGTTTCAGTTCAAAGATCACCTGAAACAATAACTGGGGAAGAGGATACAGACTCTAAGTTCAAATGTAAGTTGTGCTGTCGGACATTTGCAAGCAAACATGCAGTAAAACTTCACCTAAGCAAAACACACAGCAAGTCACCAGAACACCATTCACAGTTTGTAGCAGAAGTGGATGAAGAATAA